The genome window TCGAGGGCGCCGTCGAGCATCTGACGCCGGCCGGCGATCGCTCGCGCTTCTCGGGTTCCGGGTTCCTGAACCTCGCCCGGTCGCAGGTCGATGCGGCGATCGACGCGAACCCGCTGGCGCTCACGCTGCTGCGCCCGTGGGCCCCCGGAATCGAACTGGCCGGCGCGGTGACCGGTCCCATTCGGGCGCGCGGGAGTCTCGAAGCGCTGGCCCTCGAGGCGGAACTCGAATCGGAACGCGGCCGGCTCGTCCTGAACGGAGACTTCGACCTCGCCTCCGAGGAACTGCGCTACGACACGGAGATCGAGGGCACGGACCTCTCGCTGGACCAGTGGGTCGAGGGCGCTCCGGCGTCGCGGCTCGCCGTCCGGGGGCGCGTGCAGGGAGAGGGAATCGACCCCGCGACGCTCGAGGCGGCGTTCGACCTCGAAGTCCTCGCCTCGCGGGTGGACCAGGCCGAGATCTTCGACAGCCGCGTGCGGCTGCGCGTGGCCGACGGCGTGGCGACGATCGACAGCGCGTTCCTCGCCTCCGACGTCGGTACGCTCTCGGTGCTGGGCGACTTCGGGCTCGCGGAGGGCCGGAGCGGGCAGATCGCCTTCGAGGCCGAAGCCTCCGATCTCTCCGACTGGGACCGCTGGTTCGTGGATGAGATTCCGGGCGGCGCGGAGGCCGAGGCCGGCGAAGCGCTGTTCGAGAGCGTCGAGGAGTTGCTGGGCCGCGGCCGGCGCACGCGGCGGCCGACGGAGGGGCTGGACGGCCGGCTGGAGGCGCGGGGGACCGCCACGGGCCGCTGGGGAGACTTCACGCTCGACGCCAGCATCGAGGGCTCGGACGCGCGCTTCCGGAGCTACCGAGCCGGAGACTTCTCGGCCCGCGTCGAACTGTTCGACCCGCCGCGCATCGGCGACCTGCGGTCCCGGTTCACCGCGACGAACGTCGAGTTGGATGGACGCCGCGTGGATTCGCTCACGCTGCTGCTGGCCCGCTCGGGCGCCGGCGAGCCCGGCGCCGACGCGCTGGACGCCGAATTCTACGCGCAGCGCGACTCCAGCCTCGAGGTCTCGGGTCGCGGCGTCGTGGTCGGCGGCGACGTCTGGAGCGCGGGCCTGACGGACCTCCGCCTCCGTCTCGGCAAACTCGAGTCCACGCTCGTGACGCCCGCCCGGCTCGTCTACTCCGACTCGGCGTTGCTCGTCGAAGGCCTCTATCTGAACGGTCAACTCGGCCGGCTCGAAGCCGACGGCCTCATCCCCGCCGCCGGCGAGGGATCGCTCGACGTGGAGATCTTCGGCGTGCGCGTGGACCAGTTCAGCTACCTGCTCTCGGAGCAACCGATCCTCGGAGGCACGCTCGGAGGACGGGTAAGCGCGACGGGCACGCTGGCCGAACCCCTCGTGATGGCGGAATTCGAGGTCCTCGATCCGTCCCTCCAGCACCAGGCCTACGACGCGCTGAGCGCGCGGGTCGGCTACGCCGCCCGCGAACTCGCGGGGGAGATCGACCTCGTCGACGGCGGCGCCCTCCTGGGACGGCTCGGCGGCGCCGTGGCGACGGACCTCGCGATCCTCCCGGTGGAGCGCCGCCTCCTCGACGATCCGTTCGACCTCGACCTGACCGGCGACCGCCTCCCGCTGGCGCTCGTCGAACTCGTGCTGCCGACCTTCGAGGAGGTGACCGGCATCGCCGAGACCGACCTCTCGATTCGCGGTGCCCCCGGCGCGCTCCGCTACGATGGCGCCCTGCGCATCGTGGACGGGCGGGGCTGGGTTCCCGACCTCGGCGTCTGGCTCACCGATACCGGCGCCCGCGTCTCCTTCCGGGGCTCCTCGCTCGCCTTCGTCGATTCGGCCTACGTGGGGTCGGACCTCGGCGGTTCGCTGAGGACGCGCGGCACCGTGGACATCGCCCGGATCACCAACCCCGTCTTCGCCCTGGACTTCGACGCGAACGAGTTCCACGGCATCGTGCGCAACGACATGGCGTTCGCCGTGAGCGGCCGGGCGCGGCTCGACAGCGCCTACGCGAGACCCTGGGTGAGCGGCGACGTCGTCCTCTCCGACGGATACCTGGAGCAGGACGAGTTCCTTCGCGGACTCGAGGTCTTCAATCCCGGCGACGTGGAAGCCTTCGACTTTCTCGGCGCCTCCGCGGAAGACGTGCTGGCGCAGTTCCGGAACCCGTTCCTCGACAACATCGTCCTCAACGCGAACGTGGATCTCGGCTCCGGCCTCTCGCTGCGGTCGGCGCGGCTCGATGCGGAGGTCACGGGGGAGGGGATTTCCGTCCACATGGACCGCCGCTTCGACGTGCTCGACATCAGCGGAAGCGCCGAGATGCCGCGGGGCACGTACCTCTTCGACCAGGTGCCGCCCTATGTCCGGCCCCTCCGGATCACCGCGGGGAGCATGCAGTTCGCAGGGGGCAACGGCTTCAATCCGATCATCGACATCACCGCCGAATACCGGGACCGCACCGTCGACGGCCCCGTGTTCGTCGAGGCCCGGATCACCGGTACCGCCATCGAGCCGCAGGTCCTCCTAACGAGCAACCCGCCCATGAGCGACACCGACCAGTACTGCCTGCTCGCCGTCGGCACGCCATGCTACCGCTCCGCCGACCCGCAGCTGGGCCAGAGGATCGGGCAGCAACTCGTCTTCGGTCCGCTGAGTTCCGGGCTCACGTCCGCGCTCGGCGGGACCGGCATCGAGTACCTCAACCTGACGTCGATCGCCGCCGGGCGCGGCGCCGGAGGCGGCGCGGCGAACCGGAGCCTGTTCGAGCGCA of Candidatus Palauibacter soopunensis contains these proteins:
- a CDS encoding translocation/assembly module TamB domain-containing protein, encoding MAVVASVLVIAVFIVVTQTAGGRDAALSLLESAIARSVNGEVRIGHAISGNLLNDLTVSRFEIVDADGELFLALDTVTIEHDPVALLRQRLDVGRLHARGLDLRLRQYPDGRWNYDRVFEPPPRPEPPAPSVTASLLQGPQVSGASNAALGILLHDATVASGRIEIRAPWTETMTGTARAEALREARAGESPWALQETADGEFERVFEITNLSGRFPVARVTDPEAPFMIEVEEATATLLAVNQPLELSGLRMHLTIGDTALIDIERFETDQSTIRGEGWMASNGVDFEFALEADRLDVRDLRWLPIDLPETGGGPMSIGLSGRGGNTVVDVTNGDFRTGDTRMTGGFALTVERRPRFRRIGVTLAPFDLAHLGPLLGRDTLPAAPETLPGEIRGTLRGSGYVDDLTVVADLTLHDPDPDTPPSSLRARGGVGIGEEFLSLRRLGVDVDAFESRWTRLIDMDLGIDGRFFGSLTLDREQDSGVAFEGAVEHLTPAGDRSRFSGSGFLNLARSQVDAAIDANPLALTLLRPWAPGIELAGAVTGPIRARGSLEALALEAELESERGRLVLNGDFDLASEELRYDTEIEGTDLSLDQWVEGAPASRLAVRGRVQGEGIDPATLEAAFDLEVLASRVDQAEIFDSRVRLRVADGVATIDSAFLASDVGTLSVLGDFGLAEGRSGQIAFEAEASDLSDWDRWFVDEIPGGAEAEAGEALFESVEELLGRGRRTRRPTEGLDGRLEARGTATGRWGDFTLDASIEGSDARFRSYRAGDFSARVELFDPPRIGDLRSRFTATNVELDGRRVDSLTLLLARSGAGEPGADALDAEFYAQRDSSLEVSGRGVVVGGDVWSAGLTDLRLRLGKLESTLVTPARLVYSDSALLVEGLYLNGQLGRLEADGLIPAAGEGSLDVEIFGVRVDQFSYLLSEQPILGGTLGGRVSATGTLAEPLVMAEFEVLDPSLQHQAYDALSARVGYAARELAGEIDLVDGGALLGRLGGAVATDLAILPVERRLLDDPFDLDLTGDRLPLALVELVLPTFEEVTGIAETDLSIRGAPGALRYDGALRIVDGRGWVPDLGVWLTDTGARVSFRGSSLAFVDSAYVGSDLGGSLRTRGTVDIARITNPVFALDFDANEFHGIVRNDMAFAVSGRARLDSAYARPWVSGDVVLSDGYLEQDEFLRGLEVFNPGDVEAFDFLGASAEDVLAQFRNPFLDNIVLNANVDLGSGLSLRSARLDAEVTGEGISVHMDRRFDVLDISGSAEMPRGTYLFDQVPPYVRPLRITAGSMQFAGGNGFNPIIDITAEYRDRTVDGPVFVEARITGTAIEPQVLLTSNPPMSDTDQYCLLAVGTPCYRSADPQLGQRIGQQLVFGPLSSGLTSALGGTGIEYLNLTSIAAGRGAGGGAANRSLFERTALEVGWYANNALFLSYWQPLGGGPPRAALEWAFLPGWSVEAGTASRFDERLFGLSVGTNVANDRTYSLFLFREWEFGEGSDSEEDPDEDPQ